A single region of the Salvia splendens isolate huo1 chromosome 18, SspV2, whole genome shotgun sequence genome encodes:
- the LOC121777449 gene encoding very-long-chain aldehyde decarbonylase CER1-like has translation MATKPGFLTDWPWKPLGSFKYIVLAPWVMHSFYSLATKGKNELDYTYLLILPFLLSRALHNQIWISISRHRNAKGNNKIVDRAIEFEQVDRESNWDDQILLNGLLFYIFGSILPIASFLPAWRTDGVVITALLHAGPVEYLYYWLHRALHHHYLYSRYHSHHHSSMVTEPITSVIHPFAEHIAYFLLFAIPLVGTLLTGTASLSSQFGYITYIDFMNNMGHCNFEFIPKWLFSVFPPLKYFMYTPSFHSLHHTQFRTNYSLFMPLYDCIHGTTDRSSDALHASALERRRPESPDAVHLTHLTTPESIFHLRVGFASFASRPHDSKWSTWLMWPVSSLGFFIYGSSTFLAETNLLGKRKLQTWTVPRYSVQYGLKWQTQGINSLIEEAILEADVRGCKVVTLGLLNQSEELNRSGQLFIEKHPKLKTKVVDGSSLAVAIVLNSIPKGTTQVLFRGALSKLAFAIVSALSHRAIQVATLYETEKHKLSSTNEAKVVISKSYTQKVWIVGDGLSKDEQLKAPKGTLFIPFSHFPPKKARDDAFYCHTPSMIAPPSLHNLHSCENWLPRRVMSAARVAGILHAVEGWGVHESGDSIFDVGKIWEAAMKHGFRPTTISK, from the exons ATGGCTACAAAACCAGGGTTCCTTACTGACTGGCCATGGAAGCCTCTTGGAAGCTTCAAG TATATAGTGTTGGCTCCATGGGTGATGCACAGCTTCTACTCCCTTGCCACAAAAGGAAAAAATGAGCTGGACTACACTTATCTCCTCATTCTCCCATTTCTCCTCTCAAGAGCTCTCCACAACCAGATATGGATTTCCATCTCTCGTCACAGAAATGCCAAAGGCAACAACAAAATCGTCGATAGAGCAATCGAATTCGAACAAGTTGACAGAGAAAGCAACTG GGATGATCAGATTCTGCTAAATGGACTCCTCTTCTACATTTTCGGCTCCATACTCCCAATCGCCTCTTTCTTGCCAGCGTGGAGGACTGACGGCGTCGTTATAACGGCGCTGCTCCACGCTGGCCCGGTCGAGTACCTCTACTACTGGCTCCACAGAGCTCTGCACCACCATTATCTCTACTCGAGATATCATTCCCACCACCATTCCTCCATGGTCACTGAGCCAATCACAT CTGTGATACATCCGTTTGCAGAGCACATAGCTTATTTTCTGCTGTTTGCGATTCCACTTGTTGGAACGTTGCTTACCGGAACGGCCTCGCTGTCGTCGCAGTTCGGATACATAACCTACATTGATTTCATGAATAATATGGGGCATTGCAACTTTGAATTCATCCCTAAATGGCTCTTTTCTGTGTTCCCTCCTCTTAAATACTTCATGTATACCCCCTC GTTCCACTCGCTCCACCACACTCAGTTCCGGACCAATTACTCGCTCTTCATGCCGTTGTACGACTGCATCCACGGGACCACAGACAGGTCGTCCGACGCCCTGCACGCGAGCGCCCTCGAGAGGAGGCGGCCGGAGTCTCCCGACGCGGTCCACCTGACGCACCTCACCACGCCCGAGTCCATCTTCCATCTCCGGGTGGGATTCGCATCGTTTGCTTCGAGGCCTCATGACTCGAAATGGAGCACGTGGCTGATGTGGCCGGTGTCGTCGCTCGGCTTCTTCATCTATGGCAGCAGCACGTTTCTTGCGGAGACAAATCTGTTAGGCAAACGCAAGCTGCAGACGTGGACCGTCCCACGTTACAGTGTGCAG TATGGCCTAAAATGGCAAACACAAGGTATCAATAGCTTGATTGAAGAAGCAATACTCGAAGCTGATGTACGAGGTTGCAAAGTTGTAACCTTAGGATTGCTCAATCAG AGCGAGGAACTCAACAGAAGTGGACAACTTTTTATTGAAAAACACCCTAAACTGAAGACTAAAGTTGTTGATGGAAGCAGTCTAGCAGTAGCCATTGTCCTAAACAGCATTCCCAAAGGAACAACTCAAGTCCTATTCCGCGGAGCTCTCTCCAAACTTGCTTTTGCTATTGTGTCCGCTTTATCCCACCGCGCCATTCAG GTTGCAACATTGTATGAAACTGAGAAGCATAAGCTATCTTCAACAAATGAGGCTAAAGTTGTAATCTCCAAAAGTTACACTCAGAAG GTATGGATAGTTGGAGATGGATTATCCAAAGATGAACAACTCAAGGCACCAAAAGGCACTCTCTTCATTCCTTTCTCCCACTTCCCTCCCAAGAAGGCGCGCGACGACGCCTTCTACTGCCACACGCCTTCCATGATAGCCCCTCCCTCCCTCCATAACCTGCATTCCTGTGAG AATTGGCTGCCGAGGAGAGTCATGAGTGCTGCCCGCGTCGCTGGGATACTGCACGCAGTCGAAGGGTGGGGCGTGCACGAGAGCGGAGACTCCATTTTCGACGTGGGAAAAATTTGGGAGGCTGCTATGAAGCATGGATTCCGCCCTACAACCATTTCCAAATAA
- the LOC121777550 gene encoding 50S ribosomal protein L18-like → MASCISPIPPLSLSLPFSKRDGRASLSWSSSFPNIKLATTTSILSSSTRTPRQGFVVQAAWTRRSRSEAAKRPNRKSWKQRTDMYLRPFLLNVFFSKRFIHAKVMHRGTSKVVSVATTNSKDLRNTLPSLTDNNACRVIGNLIAERSKEADVYAVAFEPKKNERIEGRLALILDTIQANGIIFVD, encoded by the exons atggcTTCCTGCATTTCACCAATTCCGCCATTATCTCTTTCTCTCCCCTTCTCCAAAAGAGATGGCCGCGCCTCTCTCTCATGGTCATCTTCTTTCCCTAACATCAAGCTTGCCACAACTACCTCAATTCTCTCTTCTTCAACTCGCACACCGAGACAG GGTTTCGTTGTCCAAGCTGCTTGGACGCGAAGATCTCGTAGTGAAGCTGCTAAGAGGCCTAACAGGAAGTCATGGAAACAAAGGACAGATATGTATTTGAGACCATTTCTGCTGAATGTGTTCTTTTCAAAACGATTTATCCACGCAAAAGTGATGCATCGAGGAACCAGTAAAGTAGTGTCTGTTGCCACTACAAACTCCAAGGATCTGAGGAACACGCTGCCATCCCTCACCGACAACAATGCGTGCAGAGTTATAGGAAATCTGATTGCTGAGAGATCCAAGGAAGCTGATGTATATGCAGTTGCATTTGAGCCAAAGAAAAACGAACGAATTGAGGGCAGACTTGCCCTTATCCTTGACACTATACAAGCGAATGGTATCATATTCGTTGACTAG
- the LOC121777549 gene encoding UMP-CMP kinase 3-like: MGTVVDAAIKEANGSAPINKKVTVVFVLGGPGSGKGTQCANIVEHFGYTHLSAGDLLRAEIKSGSENGTMIQNMIKEGKIVPSEVTIKLLKRAIEENENDKFLIDGFPRNEENRAAFESVTGIQPEFVLFFDCSEEEMQKRLLGRNQGREDDNIETIRKRFNVYMESSLPVIEYYSAKGKVKKIDAARPIGEVFEAVKAIFTPPKVAA; encoded by the exons ATGGGGACTGTTGTGGATGCTGCAATCAAG GAAGCAAACGGAAGTGCACCTATCAACAAGAAGGTCACTGTTGTGTTTGTTCTGG GTGGCCCAGGTAGTGGTAAGGGCACACAGTGTGCAAACATCGTCGAACATTTTGGTTACACTCACCTGAGTGCAGGTGATCTTCTCCGAGCGGAGATAAAATCTGGTTCTGAGAATGG GACTATGATTCAAAACATGATCAAGGAGGGAAAAATTGTACCTTCAGAGGTCACAATCAAGCTTCTTAAACGAGCAATTGAGGAAAATGAAAACGACAAGTTTCTTATTGACGGTTTCCCGCGTAATGAGGAAAATCGTGCGGCATTTGAGTCTGTA ACTGGTATTCAGCCAGAGTTTGTACTTTTCTTTGACTGTTCAGAGGAGGAAATGCAGAAGCGCTTGTTGGGTAGAAACCAG GGTAGGGAAGATGATAATATTGAGACAATAAGGAAGAGATTTAATGTCTACATGGAATCTAGTCTCCCAGTTATTGAATATTACAGTGCAAAAGGCAAGGTTAAGAAG ATTGATGCTGCAAGACCTATTGGAGAAGTTTTTGAGGCGGTCAAAGCTATTTTCACCCCACCTAAG GTTGCTGCATAA